A genomic stretch from Bacteroidota bacterium includes:
- a CDS encoding OmpA family protein has translation MLKIGHFISGFVISFMFFAANAQDNESACPELANKKAVKTYQKALDLFKDRKTAEAYPLFKEVTELDPTAANAYFFMGYINFKKQDYNLKAAEANLLKAVELCPDVDIYAYYFLGDIYAGDEKWDLAVKYLSKFVKDAEKVDNDADYNRAGDLLKWAKFYNDAYSKPVPFNPIYVKGICTANDEILPFISPDGEVALYTRRLEMPPNRNDLVPKPVWKEKFYESLRKDGSFDNGKEMPWPFNVFDNEGGATLTLLNDELYYTVGKYNMANYLNCDIYYSHKDANGIWSEPEAVPTINDAKTWEAMPSISSDGKTLYFVSDRPGGLGGYDIWRSRKNEAGEWKTPENLGPSINTKGNEKSPFIHSDSQTLYFSSDSDDLMGMGGYDIYFSRMQPDGSWSKPVNIGYPINTKDDETSFFASANARTGYFASNKLKGPGGWDIYSFELYKEARAEEVAIIKGEVKDEGTNMPVNARIEIKNVETKKVTEIPVDTVTGKYAVAVIMKSDYIMTIKKPDYAYESKYISQGDPVFDEPVIIDFEIKPVEVGNSYRLNDVYFETNSFELSVETKLILDGFIEFLEENPAIKVSIQGHTDNVGNDEGNLKLSESRAKSVYEYLIQRSIDASRLSFQGFGETKPLVSNDTPEGRAKNRRTEFVIMGK, from the coding sequence ATGCTGAAAATAGGACACTTCATATCAGGATTTGTAATTTCTTTCATGTTCTTTGCTGCAAATGCTCAGGACAATGAAAGTGCCTGCCCTGAACTTGCAAATAAAAAAGCCGTTAAAACATACCAGAAAGCACTGGATTTATTTAAGGATCGTAAAACTGCCGAAGCATATCCATTATTCAAGGAAGTGACAGAATTGGATCCAACTGCTGCGAATGCCTACTTTTTTATGGGTTATATCAATTTTAAAAAACAAGATTACAATCTAAAAGCTGCCGAAGCAAATCTGCTGAAAGCAGTTGAATTATGCCCCGACGTTGATATTTATGCGTACTATTTTTTGGGTGATATTTATGCCGGTGACGAAAAATGGGATTTAGCAGTAAAATATCTGAGCAAATTTGTTAAAGATGCCGAAAAAGTTGATAATGACGCAGATTACAATCGTGCCGGCGATTTGCTGAAATGGGCAAAATTTTATAACGACGCCTACAGCAAACCCGTGCCATTTAATCCAATTTATGTGAAGGGTATTTGCACCGCCAATGACGAAATTCTCCCGTTTATTTCACCCGACGGTGAAGTCGCTCTGTACACGCGCCGTCTTGAAATGCCCCCGAACAGAAACGACCTTGTCCCCAAGCCTGTTTGGAAAGAGAAATTCTACGAAAGCCTCCGGAAAGACGGTTCTTTTGATAACGGGAAGGAGATGCCCTGGCCCTTCAACGTGTTTGATAATGAGGGCGGTGCTACACTTACACTGCTGAATGATGAATTGTATTATACGGTTGGAAAATACAATATGGCCAATTACCTGAACTGTGATATTTACTATTCCCATAAAGATGCTAACGGAATTTGGTCGGAGCCGGAAGCAGTACCCACAATCAATGATGCTAAAACCTGGGAAGCGATGCCGAGTATTTCCTCTGACGGAAAAACTTTATATTTTGTGAGCGACAGACCGGGTGGTCTGGGTGGATATGACATTTGGAGATCACGGAAAAATGAAGCAGGGGAGTGGAAAACCCCTGAAAATCTGGGGCCGTCAATTAATACGAAAGGAAATGAGAAATCACCGTTCATTCATTCTGATAGCCAGACGCTGTATTTTTCTTCTGATTCTGACGATTTGATGGGAATGGGAGGCTATGATATCTATTTCTCGCGTATGCAGCCCGACGGCAGCTGGTCGAAGCCGGTCAACATAGGTTACCCGATAAACACTAAAGATGATGAGACCTCATTTTTTGCAAGTGCGAACGCCCGTACAGGTTATTTTGCATCAAATAAGCTAAAAGGACCCGGCGGTTGGGATATTTATTCTTTTGAGCTTTATAAGGAAGCCAGAGCAGAAGAAGTGGCCATCATAAAAGGAGAAGTAAAAGATGAAGGTACAAATATGCCGGTGAATGCACGGATTGAAATTAAAAATGTTGAAACAAAAAAAGTCACAGAAATCCCGGTTGACACGGTTACTGGAAAATATGCGGTGGCTGTAATCATGAAAAGTGATTATATTATGACTATTAAAAAACCCGATTATGCGTACGAATCAAAGTATATTTCGCAGGGAGATCCGGTTTTTGACGAACCTGTTATCATCGATTTTGAAATTAAACCGGTTGAAGTTGGTAATTCGTATCGCCTGAATGACGTGTATTTTGAAACCAATTCGTTTGAATTATCCGTAGAAACGAAATTAATTCTTGACGGGTTTATTGAGTTTCTGGAAGAAAACCCCGCTATAAAAGTTTCCATACAGGGTCATACAGATAATGTGGGAAATGATGAAGGTAACCTGAAACTCTCCGAAAGCAGAGCAAAATCAGTTTACGAATACCTCATACAACGAAGCATTGATGCATCCAGACTGTCGTTTCAGGGATTTGGTGAAACAAAGCCATTGGTTTCTAACGATACACCTGAAGGCCGGGCTAAAAACAGACGCACAGAATTTGTTATAATGGGTAAATAA
- the aroC gene encoding chorismate synthase: MSSHSFGGNFRLSIFGESHGVAIGGVIEGCPPGLAVDEQWIQKQMDRRRPANTFFASQRHETDIVEWLSGIENGISNGFPIAFIIRNSDQRTADYKALKNSFRPSHADFTYYMKYGLAPPAGTGMASARLMAPVVAGGGIARIFLQSKKINIVAYVDEIGGIKMKKNMSSVNELSIDESLVRCPDKSTSVKMEGLLRQLQKRGDTTGGTICCTISGCPAGIGDPIFEKLQARLAHAIMSIPSVKGFEYGSGFAGTAMTGSEHNDIFIKKDGVIATKTNHSGGIQGGISNGMDITFRVAFKPVSAIHTKQQTLDVNLKKTEIAIKGRHDICVVPRAVPIVEAMAALVVTDSFLRNNTTC; the protein is encoded by the coding sequence ATGAGCAGTCATTCATTTGGCGGGAATTTCAGACTTTCCATTTTTGGAGAGTCGCATGGTGTTGCAATTGGTGGTGTCATCGAAGGCTGTCCGCCTGGTTTGGCTGTTGATGAGCAATGGATTCAAAAACAGATGGACAGACGCCGGCCGGCTAATACTTTTTTTGCATCCCAGCGACACGAAACTGATATTGTTGAATGGCTGTCAGGCATAGAAAATGGCATCAGCAACGGCTTTCCTATAGCATTCATTATAAGAAACAGCGATCAGCGTACGGCAGATTATAAGGCGCTGAAAAACTCCTTCAGACCGTCTCACGCGGATTTCACCTATTATATGAAATACGGATTAGCGCCTCCTGCCGGCACCGGAATGGCTTCGGCACGGCTCATGGCACCTGTTGTTGCTGGAGGTGGCATTGCCCGTATTTTTCTACAGTCAAAAAAGATAAACATTGTTGCTTACGTTGATGAAATTGGGGGCATAAAAATGAAAAAAAATATGTCTTCGGTAAATGAACTCTCTATTGACGAAAGTTTGGTGCGTTGCCCTGATAAAAGTACATCCGTGAAAATGGAAGGTCTGTTGCGGCAATTACAAAAGAGGGGCGATACGACAGGCGGAACAATTTGCTGCACTATTTCGGGATGTCCTGCAGGTATCGGTGATCCGATTTTTGAAAAACTGCAGGCGCGTCTGGCACATGCCATAATGAGTATTCCGTCAGTTAAAGGATTTGAATATGGCAGTGGTTTCGCAGGAACCGCCATGACAGGCTCAGAACACAATGATATTTTCATTAAAAAGGATGGTGTGATTGCTACAAAAACAAATCATTCAGGGGGAATACAGGGCGGAATCTCAAACGGTATGGACATCACTTTCAGGGTGGCGTTTAAACCCGTTTCGGCAATACATACCAAACAGCAAACTCTTGACGTTAATTTGAAAAAGACAGAGATTGCAATTAAAGGGCGGCATGATATATGTGTGGTGCCACGTGCTGTCCCGATTGTTGAGGCAATGGCTGCATTGGTTGTTACAGATAGTTTTCTCAGGAACAATACGACATGCTGA
- a CDS encoding C10 family peptidase encodes MVHKIIKLGLAFILSIPVMSGISFAQKVNVNKARQAANSFVSQYAPDNINNEIKGVGDLVKASTYKNTVTYYVFNVVNGGFVIISADQSVFPLLGYSFENNFSLENASPEFSWWMRQYEEQIFNSVSDKIPAGVSASNAWNDLLAGRQIQSFESKGMKSMAPLLRSTWDQGIFYNMVCPIDTAGPGGHVWSGCVATCMAQTMYYYRFPLQGTGSHGYTSDYGYLFADFANTTYDWNAMQDNIGNYYNSEMSKIQYHCGIAVDMMYSPDGSGAYMEDAVNAMINNFGYNPGGQLYNRYNYSDSQWKSMLRSNLDNKWPVIYSGHGPDGGHAFVCDGYQNSDYFHFNWGWSGAFDGYFYLDNLNPGYTFNSGQQAGLDLYPATQYPYYCSGSKTLTGVRGSVEDGSGPIENYQANADCYWLIAPSEPTQSIILEFRDFITEAGNDVVTVYDGASTSDSVLGVFSGNTIPATIQSTGNKMLIRFVSDNANNASGWFASYRTVKYQFCDFMMELTEPAGSFSDGSDINNYNNNTICHWRIRPPGAHAITLNFTSLDIEAGNDMVKVYNESTNTEVAEWTGNTLPTSMTIYTGKVLITFVTNSLNTGAGWDANYTSSTSAVEGTNMNSGMLIYPNPANDIINVSGIAAESGVLNISLFDSRGMEVLSSVTNPAISGQFAATIDISGLASGIYFMKLQSALGTSHYKIVVK; translated from the coding sequence ATGGTACATAAAATTATAAAATTAGGACTCGCTTTTATTTTATCAATACCGGTAATGTCCGGTATTTCTTTTGCGCAGAAAGTAAATGTCAACAAGGCACGTCAGGCCGCAAATAGCTTCGTATCTCAGTATGCTCCTGATAATATTAATAATGAAATTAAAGGTGTAGGTGATCTGGTAAAAGCGAGCACTTATAAAAATACGGTAACCTATTATGTGTTCAATGTTGTCAATGGCGGTTTTGTAATTATTTCTGCCGATCAAAGCGTATTTCCACTTTTAGGATATTCATTTGAAAATAATTTTTCGTTGGAAAATGCTTCTCCTGAATTTTCGTGGTGGATGCGGCAATACGAAGAGCAAATATTTAATAGCGTCTCTGATAAAATTCCTGCAGGCGTTTCTGCAAGCAATGCCTGGAATGATTTGCTGGCAGGCAGGCAAATACAGTCATTTGAGAGTAAAGGCATGAAATCAATGGCTCCCTTGCTGCGTTCTACGTGGGATCAAGGCATTTTTTACAATATGGTTTGCCCAATTGATACTGCCGGTCCGGGTGGGCATGTATGGTCGGGATGCGTTGCTACCTGTATGGCACAAACAATGTATTATTACCGTTTTCCATTACAGGGAACAGGCTCCCATGGTTATACTTCTGACTATGGTTATCTTTTTGCCGATTTTGCAAATACTACTTATGACTGGAACGCTATGCAGGATAATATCGGAAACTATTATAATTCCGAGATGTCGAAAATACAATACCATTGCGGCATTGCTGTTGACATGATGTATTCTCCCGATGGCTCTGGTGCGTATATGGAAGATGCCGTCAATGCAATGATAAATAATTTCGGATACAATCCGGGCGGGCAGTTATACAACCGTTATAATTACAGCGATAGTCAATGGAAATCTATGCTGCGCAGCAATCTTGATAATAAATGGCCTGTAATTTACTCCGGTCATGGTCCTGATGGTGGTCATGCTTTTGTATGCGACGGCTATCAGAATTCTGATTATTTTCATTTCAACTGGGGTTGGAGCGGGGCGTTTGACGGATATTTTTACCTCGATAATCTGAATCCGGGTTATACCTTTAATTCAGGTCAGCAGGCAGGTTTAGACCTTTATCCGGCAACCCAATATCCTTATTATTGTTCAGGAAGTAAAACCCTGACGGGTGTGCGCGGCTCTGTTGAAGACGGCAGCGGTCCCATCGAAAATTATCAAGCCAATGCCGACTGTTACTGGCTCATCGCACCATCGGAGCCTACACAGTCAATCATTTTAGAATTTCGTGATTTTATTACCGAAGCCGGGAATGATGTGGTAACGGTATATGATGGCGCCTCAACGAGCGATTCAGTATTAGGCGTTTTTTCGGGAAATACGATACCTGCCACCATTCAATCTACGGGTAATAAAATGCTGATACGTTTTGTTTCTGACAATGCAAATAACGCTTCAGGCTGGTTTGCCTCCTACCGAACCGTGAAATATCAGTTTTGTGATTTTATGATGGAACTCACCGAACCTGCCGGCAGTTTTTCGGATGGTAGTGATATCAATAATTACAACAATAATACTATTTGCCATTGGCGAATCAGACCGCCGGGTGCGCATGCCATAACACTCAATTTTACTTCGCTTGATATAGAAGCGGGTAATGATATGGTGAAGGTTTACAACGAATCAACCAATACCGAAGTAGCAGAGTGGACGGGCAATACGTTGCCAACCTCGATGACTATTTATACTGGTAAAGTGCTTATCACTTTTGTTACAAATTCACTGAATACAGGTGCGGGTTGGGATGCTAATTACACAAGTTCTACTTCTGCGGTTGAGGGAACTAATATGAATTCCGGGATGCTTATTTATCCAAATCCTGCAAACGATATTATTAATGTTTCCGGAATTGCAGCAGAGTCGGGTGTATTGAATATTTCGCTTTTCGACAGCCGTGGAATGGAGGTTTTATCATCAGTCACAAATCCGGCCATTAGCGGTCAGTTTGCTGCAACCATTGATATAAGCGGTCTGGCATCGGGCATTTACTTTATGAAATTGCAAAGCGCCCTTGGGACTTCTCATTATAAAATTGTTGTGAAATAA
- a CDS encoding C10 family peptidase, protein MRVLKIFILILLLPLFSFASRVSQKDAERLAINFYYEKVNQYNDVAFVDIGITERYEKTVNGSVVYYVFNINTGGFVIVSAENSVIPVLGYSFQNSYNPSKMPPVFERWMQDYETQVLWAITNNYPVKKNVSDEWNRLLTSAPSGLKNLKSGKSVLPLIKTTWDQGKYYNADCPAGQGGPDGHAWAGCVPAAMGQIMNYYRWPEQGVGAYTYVHPTYGTLSADFGSTDYRWDEMPLKLTKYNDAVAELLFHLGVSVDLDYGAGGSGMFNHKAAWSLRNYFKYSPSCEYIFRDTCTQNWKGIILAHLDKHKPLYYAGWADTSNISGHAFVCDGYQDTTYFHFNWGWSGSYDGYFTLDNLMPGGNDFTLDHELIVNFFPDSSQGYPVSCSGTKTILAQSGTIEDGSGPLNSYGNNFDCQWLIAPADSVNSIVLTFIDFNTQADSDVVIVYDGASTADPVLGTFSGNNVPAQISSSGDQMLVRFLTNADTAMSGWLATYASVIPVYCTGLTDMTASSGSLSDESGNNQNYHNNSLCRWRIQPVGASSVTLHFSSFALASDDYVEVTELPSGTVLAHFTGDSVPSDVTSLTGKMLVKFLSNGQNTAAGWEAGYTSVSGIDENNGFNGLTVFPNPAENSFTFSLDVATLQDLRISIQDITGRDVYRRLYEKISGNFTDEIDISNLPSGMFFFSVEGKNNKNITKLAHF, encoded by the coding sequence ATGAGAGTTCTAAAAATATTTATTCTGATTTTATTGCTGCCGCTGTTTTCGTTTGCATCCCGCGTTTCACAAAAAGATGCAGAACGGCTTGCAATAAATTTTTATTACGAAAAGGTAAATCAATACAATGATGTTGCCTTCGTGGATATCGGCATAACAGAACGGTATGAAAAAACAGTGAACGGCTCTGTTGTGTATTATGTTTTTAATATCAACACCGGTGGTTTTGTAATCGTTTCTGCCGAAAATTCTGTAATTCCGGTGCTTGGCTATTCCTTTCAAAACAGTTATAATCCAAGCAAAATGCCTCCGGTTTTTGAACGGTGGATGCAGGATTACGAAACTCAGGTATTATGGGCTATCACAAATAATTATCCTGTTAAAAAAAATGTGAGTGACGAATGGAATCGGCTGTTGACAAGTGCTCCGTCAGGTCTTAAAAATCTTAAATCAGGTAAATCTGTTTTACCTTTAATAAAAACAACCTGGGATCAGGGAAAATATTATAATGCGGATTGCCCTGCCGGGCAGGGTGGTCCCGATGGGCATGCCTGGGCAGGTTGTGTACCTGCGGCGATGGGGCAAATTATGAATTATTATCGTTGGCCTGAACAGGGTGTGGGTGCCTATACTTACGTTCATCCTACATATGGAACGCTTTCTGCTGATTTTGGATCTACAGATTACCGCTGGGATGAAATGCCACTGAAACTTACTAAGTATAATGATGCTGTTGCTGAATTGCTTTTCCATCTGGGCGTTTCAGTTGATCTTGATTATGGTGCAGGCGGCTCGGGAATGTTCAATCATAAAGCAGCGTGGTCGCTCAGAAATTATTTCAAATATTCACCTTCGTGCGAATATATTTTCCGGGATACCTGTACTCAAAACTGGAAAGGAATAATCCTGGCGCATCTGGATAAGCATAAACCGTTATACTATGCCGGATGGGCTGATACAAGCAATATTTCAGGGCATGCTTTTGTTTGCGACGGTTATCAGGATACCACCTATTTTCATTTTAACTGGGGCTGGAGCGGTTCGTACGACGGCTATTTTACTCTTGATAACCTTATGCCGGGCGGCAATGATTTTACCCTGGATCATGAGCTTATTGTCAACTTTTTTCCAGACAGCAGCCAGGGATATCCCGTTAGCTGCAGCGGAACAAAAACTATTTTAGCACAGTCAGGAACAATTGAAGACGGAAGCGGTCCTCTGAACAGTTATGGCAATAATTTTGACTGTCAATGGCTCATTGCTCCTGCCGATTCTGTAAATTCAATCGTGCTGACCTTCATTGATTTTAATACTCAGGCAGATTCCGATGTTGTAATTGTGTATGACGGTGCTTCAACTGCTGATCCAGTTCTCGGCACATTCTCTGGAAATAATGTGCCGGCTCAGATTTCATCATCCGGTGATCAGATGCTTGTCAGATTTCTAACAAACGCCGATACCGCAATGTCAGGATGGTTGGCAACATACGCCTCGGTAATTCCGGTTTATTGTACGGGACTTACTGACATGACGGCATCTTCGGGAAGCCTGAGTGATGAGAGTGGAAATAATCAGAATTACCACAATAATTCGTTGTGTCGTTGGCGTATTCAACCTGTTGGCGCAAGTAGTGTAACACTTCATTTCAGTTCCTTTGCGTTGGCTTCCGATGATTATGTTGAGGTAACAGAATTACCGTCGGGTACAGTACTGGCGCATTTTACGGGCGACTCAGTTCCGTCGGATGTAACAAGTCTCACCGGAAAAATGCTGGTCAAATTTTTATCGAATGGCCAAAATACGGCAGCAGGCTGGGAAGCCGGTTATACCTCAGTCTCCGGAATAGATGAGAATAATGGATTCAATGGGTTAACTGTATTTCCAAATCCTGCAGAAAACAGTTTTACCTTTTCACTGGATGTTGCGACGCTTCAGGATTTGAGAATTTCAATACAGGATATTACAGGTCGTGATGTTTACCGGCGGTTATACGAAAAAATATCAGGCAACTTTACCGATGAAATAGATATTTCTAATCTGCCTTCAGGAATGTTTTTCTTTTCTGTTGAAGGAAAAAATAATAAAAATATTACTAAATTAGCTCACTTCTAA